A genomic stretch from Neodiprion fabricii isolate iyNeoFabr1 chromosome 3, iyNeoFabr1.1, whole genome shotgun sequence includes:
- the LOC124177422 gene encoding serine/threonine-protein kinase MRCK alpha-like, translating into MYKSAVILVALIGTACAFPPADILRKSVAEDNVDEKAPEIPPQGSEVENQKEDDGVRESDKESTSEYRLFTATMKIPEFTTVTAIRSDQSAEENEEPKTSCAEGDASCDSLDENTPRQKRTIRMFPWDQIPHLSMNTVKVSYMDNIPDFKGFNIPDSSDFDFTNIPGSDVKIFKMPDDAGIQIGNIPDIQIPNLSQIDLSNLAKVQVKTVDVPGLQNIQMPNDFFDGNGLVGIIINGGEATNGLPGSCSGDGEVGETNDEALEKLQEEVQALTKKLQEAEKNLALKDLAIKENTEKTEQGYKALQEKHDAEVKVLTEKLDGLKEELEQQSRKSNETLNEVKKSCEQTLNENKEREDRERETLQEAHNTEVKILKEKLVDLREELDQRSGNFTTTVEEGKKSCEKTLNENKEREDRERETLQEAHNTEVKILKEKLVDLREELDQRSGNFTTTVEEGKKSCEKTLNENKEREDRERETLQEAHNTEVKILKEKLVDLREELDQRSGNFPTTLEEGKKSCETPQTDHAAEIESMKEMVRKEKQISIGLNEKLNTQATEYIQNLKAQKERWDNRLTEQTERSKKELAKITELHEICVAHKEKKDKQIKELQSFERKVGIPVIS; encoded by the exons ATGTACAAATCTGCAGTGATTCTCGTTGCGCTGATTGGAACGGCATGCGCATTTCCACCCGCCGACATCCTGCGTAAATCGGTAGCCGAGGATAACGTCGATGAAAAGGCTCCGGAAATCCCGCCGCAAGGATCGGAAGTCGAAAATCAGAAGGAAGATGATGGCGTCCGGGAGTCCGACAAGGAATCGACCTCCGAATATCGTCTTTTTACCGCTACTATGAAGATTCCGGAATTCACGACGGTGACAGCAATACGATCCGATCAAAGTGCCGAG GAGAATGAAGAGCCAAAAACGTCATGCGCCGAGGGTGACGCGTCCTGCGATTCTCTTGATGAAAATACACCACGTCAGAAAAGAACTATCAGAATGTTCCCGTGGGATCAGATACCACATCTTTCGATGAACACCGTGAAAGTTTCATACATGGATAATATACCggatttcaaaggatttaATATACCCGATTCAAGTGATTTCGATTTCACAAATATTCCGGGTAGcgacgtgaaaatttttaagatgCCGGATGATGCAGGGATTCAAATAGGAAATATCCCCGATATTCAG ATACCAAACCTTTCGCAGATCGATTTATCAAATCTCGCGAAAGTTCAAGTAAAAACTGTCGATGTTCCTGGTCTCCAAAACATTCAAATGCCAAACGATTTTTTTGATGGAAATGGGCTGGtgggaataataattaatggaGGGGAAGCTACCAATGGACTGCCGGGTTCATGCTCCGGTGACGGTGAAGTCGGTGAAACAAACGACGAAGCACTAGAAAAGCTTCAAGAAGAGGTTCAGGcgttgacgaaaaaattgcAGGAGGCGGAGAAAAACCTTGCGCTTAAGGACCTTGCAATCAAGGAGAATACAGAGAAAACAGAGCAAGGATATAAGGCGCTGCAGGAGAAACATGATGCAGAGGTCAAGGTCTTGACGGAAAAATTAGATGGCTTGAAAGAAGAGTTAGAACAACAATCCAGAAAATCCAATGAGACGCTAAATGAAGTAAAGAAAAGCTGCGAGCAGACATTGaacgaaaacaaagaaagagaaGACCGGGAACGTGAGACGCTGCAGGAGGCACATAATACAGAAGTCAAGATCTTGAAGGAAAAATTAGTCGATTTGAGAGAAGAGTTAGATCAGCGATCCGGGAATTTCACAACAACGGTagaggaaggaaagaaaagctGCGAGAAGACATTGaacgaaaacaaagaaagagaaGACCGGGAACGTGAGACGCTGCAGGAGGCACATAATACAGAAGTCAAGATCTTGAAGGAAAAATTAGTCGATTTGAGAGAAGAGTTAGATCAGCGATCCGGGAATTTCACAACAACGGTagaggaaggaaagaaaagctGCGAGAAGACATTGaacgaaaacaaagaaagagaaGACCGGGAACGTGAGACGCTGCAGGAGGCACATAATACAGAAGTCAAGATCTTGAAGGAAAAATTAGTCGATTTGAGAGAAGAGTTAGATCAGCGATCCGGGAATTTCCCAACAACGCTagaggaaggaaagaaaagctGCGAGACGCCGCAGACCGATCATGCCGCTGAAATTGAATCCATGAAGGAAATGGTGAGGAAGGAAAAGCAAATTTCAATCGgcttgaatgaaaaattgaatacgcAAGCCACCGAATATATTCAGAATCTGAAGGCACAGAAGGAGCGCTGGGACAACAGACTAACCGAACAAACGGAACGGTCGAAGAAAGAACTCGCAAAAATTACAGAACTACACGAGATTTGCGTTGCCCATAAGGAGAAGAAGGACAAGCAAATAAAGGAACTACAATCATTTGAACGTAAAGTTGGCATCCCTGTGATAAGTTAG